The Bacillaceae bacterium IKA-2 DNA window GCTATCAAGGTGCTTGCGCTTTTCATTGTCTAGCTCCAGCACCTAGCTTCTCGAATGTTTCAACTTACCATGCAGAGGCAAAAGAACGCCTCTGTATGGTAAGTATCCAACATACTCGCAGCTATCAAGGTGCTTGCGCTTTTCTTAGTAAATGTAAGCAGCGCCTACGATAACTAATAGAATAAACAATACAACGATTAATGTGAACCCTGCACCATACCCTGGTGTTGGCGCTGGTCCTGGGGGAATACAACCTGTCATGATTTATCATCCTTTCAAAATAATTTGAGGAATGGGTCCTCTCAATTACTGTATGTAGAGACATAGGATTTTGTACTGGGCGAAAACGGAATTATTAATTTAAAAAAGAAGTATGGCTCGATTATGAGCTCATACTCCTTTTAGTAAGTCTTATTTGTTAATAAGATGTTTATAACGGTCATCTTTAATATCAATAGTTGCAGTGTCAATTAGCTGTCGTTGAACCTCATCAAGGGGGCGTGATTGTCGTCTGCCAATTAATTCTTCTAATTCTTCTCTTACGTCTTCAAA harbors:
- a CDS encoding YjcZ family sporulation protein, giving the protein MTGCIPPGPAPTPGYGAGFTLIVVLFILLVIVGAAYIY